The following are encoded together in the Ralstonia insidiosa genome:
- the plsX gene encoding phosphate acyltransferase PlsX: MTIKLAIDCMGGDHGVGVTIPAAIQFLAAHEDVEMLLVGQPDVIAAQLKRLHATANPRIHVVPASEVVSMDDPVEVALRKKKDSSMRVAINQLKEGAAQACVSAGNTGALMAVSRYVLKTLDGIDRPAIATAIPNEKGSGTTVLDLGANADCEPEHLLQFAQMASAMVSVVEQKPRPTVGLLNIGEEVIKGNEVVKQAGELLRASDLNFFGNVEGNDIFKGTTDIVVCDGFVGNVALKSTEGLAKMIGEMLREEFSRSWFTKLLAVVALPVLSRFKRRVDHRRYNGAALLGLRGLVIKSHGSADAYAFEWAIKRAYDAAANGVIARIAQAFESHHDAAGAAPVSTSTPAADAA; encoded by the coding sequence ATGACCATCAAGCTTGCCATCGACTGCATGGGTGGCGATCACGGCGTTGGCGTGACGATCCCTGCAGCGATCCAATTTCTCGCCGCACACGAAGACGTCGAAATGCTGCTCGTCGGGCAGCCTGACGTCATTGCGGCGCAGCTCAAGCGTCTTCACGCTACCGCGAACCCCCGCATCCACGTCGTCCCCGCCTCCGAGGTGGTGTCGATGGACGATCCGGTGGAGGTCGCGCTGCGCAAGAAGAAAGATTCTTCGATGCGCGTGGCCATCAATCAGCTCAAGGAAGGCGCTGCACAGGCGTGCGTCTCTGCTGGCAATACCGGTGCCCTGATGGCTGTGTCGCGTTACGTTCTCAAAACGCTGGACGGGATTGACCGCCCAGCTATCGCCACCGCCATCCCGAACGAGAAAGGCTCCGGTACCACGGTGCTGGATCTCGGCGCCAACGCAGATTGCGAGCCCGAACACCTTTTGCAGTTCGCACAGATGGCCTCCGCGATGGTGTCGGTGGTCGAGCAGAAACCACGCCCGACGGTGGGCCTGCTCAACATCGGCGAAGAAGTCATCAAGGGCAACGAGGTCGTCAAGCAGGCGGGTGAGCTGCTGCGCGCTTCCGATCTCAACTTCTTTGGCAACGTTGAAGGCAACGACATCTTCAAGGGCACCACGGACATCGTCGTCTGCGACGGCTTTGTCGGCAACGTGGCGCTCAAGAGCACGGAGGGCCTCGCCAAGATGATCGGCGAGATGCTGCGCGAAGAATTCAGCCGCTCGTGGTTCACCAAGCTGCTCGCCGTGGTGGCACTGCCCGTGCTTTCGCGTTTCAAACGCCGTGTTGACCATCGGCGCTACAATGGCGCCGCGCTGCTCGGCCTGCGGGGCCTTGTCATCAAGAGCCACGGCTCGGCCGATGCCTATGCGTTTGAATGGGCGATCAAACGCGCCTACGACGCAGCGGCCAACGGCGTGATCGCCCGCATTGCGCAGGCGTTCGAATCGCAT
- the rpmF gene encoding 50S ribosomal protein L32, which yields MAVQQNKKSPSKRGMHRSHDFLTTAPIAVEPTTGEVHLRHHVSPNGYYRGRKVVKTKND from the coding sequence ATGGCTGTTCAACAAAACAAGAAGTCGCCGTCCAAGCGCGGCATGCATCGTTCGCACGACTTCCTCACCACGGCCCCGATCGCTGTCGAGCCGACCACGGGTGAAGTCCATCTGCGTCACCACGTGAGCCCGAACGGCTACTATCGTGGCCGCAAGGTTGTGAAGACCAAGAACGACTGA
- a CDS encoding YceD family protein, protein MNFRSFDLFAFIRSGEQVSGTVALADMPRLLAEQAADAPADANKQFRWQMQGTVREEATAGQSARQRLFVDLEVEGVVWLQCQRCLHAYEQSLLVRTRLEVMRSEEEADAAPLDDDEADVIVGSRSFDLITQIEDELLLALPVSPRHAVCPDEVLPEEAEAEKKPSPFAVLANLKTKH, encoded by the coding sequence ATGAATTTTCGATCATTCGATCTTTTCGCGTTCATCCGCAGTGGCGAGCAGGTAAGTGGCACGGTCGCCCTGGCCGATATGCCCCGTCTGCTGGCCGAGCAGGCCGCCGATGCGCCGGCTGATGCCAACAAGCAGTTCCGTTGGCAGATGCAGGGTACGGTGCGCGAGGAAGCCACCGCGGGTCAGTCGGCCCGCCAGCGTCTTTTCGTTGATCTGGAAGTGGAAGGTGTCGTCTGGCTGCAATGCCAACGTTGCCTGCACGCCTACGAACAATCGCTACTGGTGCGTACGCGCCTGGAAGTGATGCGTTCGGAGGAGGAGGCCGACGCAGCGCCGCTGGATGATGATGAGGCGGATGTCATCGTCGGCTCCCGCAGCTTCGACCTGATCACGCAGATCGAAGACGAGTTGCTGCTGGCGCTGCCGGTGTCACCGCGTCATGCAGTCTGTCCGGATGAGGTCTTGCCGGAAGAGGCGGAAGCCGAAAAGAAGCCATCGCCGTTCGCGGTGCTGGCCAATCTGAAGACCAAACATTAG
- a CDS encoding Maf-like protein: MTSASRPPLILGSSSPYRRELLERLRLPFEIVVPNIDETPAPGESPDQTALRLARQKAEKVALDYPGALVIGSDQVATLDGKQVGKPGDHARALAQLHWMRGRTVTFHSALCLYDGRTGQHQSEDVRTLATFRDLSDAELDAYLHLEHPYDVAGSAKSEGLGIALLERVESSDPTALVGLPLIALTSMLRNVHYPLFA; encoded by the coding sequence ATGACTTCTGCCTCGCGTCCGCCGCTGATTCTCGGCTCCAGCTCGCCTTATCGGCGGGAATTGCTTGAACGCCTGCGCCTGCCGTTTGAAATCGTGGTGCCGAACATCGACGAGACCCCTGCGCCCGGTGAATCGCCCGACCAGACCGCACTACGTCTGGCCCGGCAGAAGGCGGAAAAGGTGGCGTTGGACTATCCGGGCGCGCTGGTGATTGGCTCCGACCAGGTTGCCACGCTGGACGGCAAACAGGTCGGCAAGCCTGGCGATCACGCTCGCGCACTCGCCCAATTGCATTGGATGCGTGGACGTACCGTCACATTTCACTCGGCGTTGTGCCTGTACGACGGCCGCACCGGGCAGCATCAAAGTGAGGATGTCCGTACGCTGGCGACGTTCCGCGACCTCTCCGATGCCGAGTTGGACGCCTACCTGCACTTGGAGCACCCGTACGACGTGGCCGGCAGCGCCAAATCCGAAGGGTTGGGCATCGCTCTGCTGGAGCGCGTGGAATCGTCGGACCCTACGGCCCTGGTCGGTCTGCCGCTCATCGCACTGACCAGCATGCTGCGCAACGTGCACTACCCCCTCTTCGCCTAA
- a CDS encoding SAM-dependent methyltransferase encodes MAGTLYLIPNTLGSRDAADPLPDVIPAGVQQITARLDYFVAEHAKTARALLKKLAETTPLARPLQEITIRELNVKTPDSELKALLAPIIAGQDAGLMSEAGVPAVADPGANLVRLAHQHGVRVKPLVGPSSILLAVMASGLNGQSFAFNGYLPVDAAERKTKLRTLEQLSRSAGQTQVFIETPYRNGALLEAIQAGCAPGTLLSIAVDLTLPSEQVVTLPVSDWRADRMDLHKRPAIFSLLAR; translated from the coding sequence ATGGCTGGCACGCTTTATCTCATCCCGAACACACTCGGCTCGCGCGATGCGGCCGACCCGTTGCCCGACGTGATTCCCGCGGGCGTACAGCAGATCACTGCCCGGCTCGATTACTTCGTCGCCGAGCACGCCAAGACGGCGCGTGCGCTGCTGAAGAAGCTGGCCGAAACCACGCCGCTGGCGCGCCCGCTGCAGGAAATCACCATCCGCGAACTCAACGTCAAGACGCCGGACTCAGAGCTGAAAGCGCTGCTGGCGCCGATCATTGCCGGGCAAGACGCAGGGCTGATGTCGGAAGCGGGTGTGCCGGCCGTGGCCGATCCGGGCGCCAACCTCGTGCGCCTCGCCCACCAGCACGGCGTGCGCGTGAAGCCGCTGGTGGGGCCCAGTTCGATTCTGCTGGCGGTGATGGCATCCGGCCTGAATGGCCAGAGCTTTGCGTTTAACGGCTACCTACCGGTGGATGCGGCCGAGCGCAAGACCAAGCTGCGTACGCTGGAACAGCTCTCACGCTCAGCGGGGCAAACCCAGGTCTTTATTGAGACGCCGTACCGCAACGGCGCGCTGCTGGAAGCCATCCAGGCCGGTTGCGCACCGGGCACGCTGCTTTCCATCGCGGTGGATCTGACGTTGCCCAGCGAGCAGGTGGTGACGCTGCCCGTGAGCGACTGGCGCGCCGACCGCATGGATTTGCACAAGCGGCCGGCGATCTTCTCACTCCTGGCGCGCTGA
- a CDS encoding S49 family peptidase codes for MTDSNPPKGPENAPEEGAGKPEALEVTRHADHPLEAELRDSAAGKPASAAPASAQAQPSGWEREVLEKVLMATVREQRAARRWRIFFRFVLLGIVGLILWAFASFEGETVSTGRHTAVVNLDGEIAASTNASAENINASLEAAFADDNTVGVILKINSPGGSPVQAGMINDDIRRLRAKYKNIPLYVVVEEMCASGGYYVAAAADKIYVDKASIVGSIGVLMDGFGFTGLMDKVGVERRLLTAGSNKGMLDPFSPVSPQQKQYAQDMLNDIHQQFIDVVKQGRGNRLKDDPTLFTGLFWTGSKAIELGLADGLGSADFVARNVIKAPDVVDYTVKENFASRVARKLGTAMGAGAVKALAATGQLKLLMKE; via the coding sequence ATGACCGACTCGAATCCGCCGAAAGGGCCTGAAAACGCACCCGAAGAGGGCGCCGGCAAACCGGAAGCACTGGAAGTCACGCGGCACGCCGATCACCCGCTCGAAGCTGAGCTGCGTGATTCGGCCGCCGGCAAGCCTGCATCTGCGGCTCCAGCGTCGGCCCAGGCCCAGCCGAGTGGCTGGGAGCGCGAGGTACTCGAAAAGGTACTCATGGCGACGGTGCGTGAGCAACGCGCTGCACGCCGCTGGCGCATCTTTTTCCGCTTCGTGTTGCTGGGTATCGTTGGTCTGATTCTTTGGGCGTTCGCCAGCTTCGAGGGCGAGACCGTCAGCACCGGTCGCCACACCGCAGTGGTCAACCTCGATGGCGAGATTGCCGCCAGCACAAACGCCAGCGCCGAGAACATCAATGCATCGCTCGAAGCCGCGTTTGCCGATGACAACACGGTCGGCGTGATCCTCAAGATCAATTCACCGGGTGGCTCGCCGGTGCAGGCGGGCATGATCAATGACGACATCCGCCGCTTGCGTGCCAAGTACAAGAACATTCCGCTGTACGTGGTGGTGGAGGAGATGTGCGCCTCGGGTGGTTACTACGTGGCCGCGGCGGCTGACAAGATCTATGTCGACAAGGCCAGCATCGTTGGCTCGATCGGTGTGCTGATGGACGGCTTCGGCTTTACTGGCCTGATGGACAAGGTCGGTGTGGAGCGCCGCCTGCTCACGGCTGGCTCGAACAAGGGAATGCTCGACCCGTTCTCGCCGGTGTCGCCGCAGCAGAAGCAGTACGCGCAGGACATGCTCAACGACATCCACCAGCAGTTCATCGACGTGGTCAAGCAAGGTCGCGGCAACCGTCTGAAGGACGATCCGACGCTGTTCACGGGCTTGTTCTGGACTGGCTCGAAGGCAATTGAGCTGGGCCTGGCCGATGGGCTTGGTAGCGCAGATTTCGTGGCGCGCAACGTTATCAAGGCGCCGGACGTGGTCGACTACACGGTCAAGGAAAACTTCGCCTCGCGCGTTGCCCGCAAGCTTGGCACGGCGATGGGCGCGGGGGCCGTCAAGGCGCTGGCCGCGACGGGCCAGCTCAAGCTGCTGATGAAGGAATAA
- a CDS encoding Rieske (2Fe-2S) protein: protein MPEMTEPIRICESAALEDGGLGVRFPVEVRGRAVSAFVVRYAGSVHGYLNQCAHVPMEMDWQEGQFFESSGLYLMCATHGAIYEPDTGRCVGGPCRGSHLSKLDIAERDGEVWWQPDALFRMPAPAPAPIPPA from the coding sequence ATGCCTGAAATGACCGAGCCGATTCGTATTTGCGAAAGCGCCGCGCTGGAAGATGGCGGTCTCGGCGTGCGTTTCCCCGTGGAGGTGCGTGGGCGTGCGGTGAGCGCTTTCGTCGTCCGCTACGCAGGCAGCGTGCATGGCTACCTGAACCAGTGCGCGCACGTGCCGATGGAAATGGACTGGCAGGAAGGTCAGTTTTTTGAAAGCTCCGGGCTGTATCTGATGTGCGCCACACATGGCGCCATCTATGAGCCGGATACCGGTCGCTGCGTCGGTGGGCCGTGCCGAGGCTCGCATCTGTCCAAGCTCGACATTGCCGAGCGCGACGGCGAGGTCTGGTGGCAGCCCGACGCGTTGTTTCGCATGCCGGCACCCGCACCGGCGCCGATTCCACCGGCATGA
- a CDS encoding HAD-IA family hydrolase: MPQQRFDLIVFDWDGTLMDSTSAITRSIQLACRDLDLPVPDDAHASHVIGLGLRDALEYAVPTLDPADYGKLAERYRFHYLSRDSQLVLFPGVREMLDALRGENYLLAVATGKSRIGLQRALEVTGLTGVFDNTRCADETFSKPHPAMLLELTRDLGMDVERTLMIGDTTHDLLMAANAGAAGVAVTYGAHPADVLHALTPLYCAQSVADLHRWLTDHA, translated from the coding sequence ATGCCCCAGCAGCGCTTTGACCTGATCGTCTTCGACTGGGACGGTACCTTGATGGATTCGACGTCGGCCATTACCCGGTCGATCCAGCTTGCGTGCCGGGATCTGGATCTGCCTGTGCCGGATGATGCGCACGCCAGCCACGTGATCGGTCTGGGGTTGCGCGATGCGCTCGAATACGCGGTGCCGACGCTCGACCCGGCCGACTACGGCAAGTTGGCGGAACGTTATCGTTTTCATTACCTCAGCCGCGATTCGCAGCTGGTGCTGTTTCCGGGCGTGCGCGAGATGCTCGATGCACTGCGCGGCGAAAATTACCTGCTGGCCGTGGCGACCGGCAAGTCGCGCATCGGCCTGCAGCGTGCGCTGGAGGTCACAGGCCTGACCGGCGTGTTCGACAACACGCGTTGCGCTGACGAGACGTTCTCCAAGCCGCACCCGGCGATGCTGCTCGAACTCACGCGCGACCTCGGCATGGATGTCGAGCGCACGCTCATGATTGGTGACACCACGCACGACTTGCTGATGGCCGCCAATGCGGGGGCTGCCGGTGTGGCCGTCACATACGGCGCGCACCCTGCCGATGTGTTGCATGCGCTCACGCCGCTGTACTGCGCGCAATCGGTCGCTGATCTGCACCGCTGGCTGACTGACCATGCCTGA
- a CDS encoding RluA family pseudouridine synthase: MNELRHPFDGRIQQAARDALDGKSVAYVEIGEDAEGQRIDNFLMRLAKGVPKSHIYRILRSGEVRVNKGRIDAEYRLKLGDLVRIPPLRIAQQTDAPRVVPAAEFTILHEDAHLLVIDKPAGVAVHGGSGVAFGVIEQLRQSRPDAKFLELVHRLDRETSGVLLLAKKRSALVALHEQIREGQLDKRYFAAVKGVWPHKRQHIKSPLHKFTTPEGERRVRVQADGQPSHTIFNKVGVFGPYTLLEAELKTGRTHQIRVHLAHAGFPILGDDKYGDFALNKALSRANASPRLGRMFLHAHRLQLTHPHSGEIVTFNAPLPAECADFLNAFQSESPDPDAPAAL, from the coding sequence ATGAATGAGTTACGCCATCCATTTGATGGCCGCATTCAACAGGCCGCGCGTGACGCACTCGATGGCAAATCCGTCGCCTATGTGGAAATCGGTGAAGACGCCGAAGGGCAGCGCATCGACAATTTCCTGATGCGCTTGGCCAAGGGCGTGCCCAAGAGCCATATCTACCGCATCCTGCGCTCCGGCGAGGTGCGCGTGAATAAAGGTCGGATTGATGCCGAATACCGTCTGAAACTTGGCGATCTGGTGCGCATTCCGCCGCTTCGGATCGCTCAACAGACTGACGCGCCGCGTGTGGTGCCGGCGGCCGAATTCACGATCCTCCACGAAGATGCGCACCTATTGGTGATTGATAAGCCGGCCGGCGTGGCCGTGCACGGCGGCTCGGGTGTCGCTTTCGGGGTGATCGAGCAGTTGCGTCAATCGCGTCCGGACGCCAAATTCCTTGAGCTGGTGCATCGCCTGGATCGCGAGACTTCTGGCGTCTTGCTGCTCGCCAAGAAGCGCTCGGCACTGGTGGCGCTGCATGAGCAGATTCGCGAAGGCCAGCTCGACAAGCGCTATTTCGCTGCCGTGAAGGGCGTCTGGCCGCACAAGCGCCAGCACATCAAATCGCCGCTGCACAAATTCACCACGCCAGAAGGCGAGCGCCGCGTGCGCGTGCAGGCCGACGGGCAGCCGTCGCACACGATCTTCAACAAGGTGGGGGTGTTCGGGCCTTACACCCTGCTGGAGGCCGAGTTGAAGACTGGCCGCACGCACCAGATTCGGGTGCACCTGGCGCATGCCGGTTTTCCTATTCTGGGCGACGACAAATACGGCGATTTCGCACTCAACAAAGCGCTATCGCGTGCAAACGCCTCGCCGCGGCTGGGGCGGATGTTCCTGCACGCGCATCGCCTGCAATTGACGCATCCGCATAGTGGTGAAATCGTCACATTCAATGCGCCGCTGCCGGCCGAGTGCGCCGATTTCCTCAACGCCTTCCAATCTGAGAGTCCCGATCCCGATGCCCCAGCAGCGCTTTGA